One genomic region from Marinobacter szutsaonensis encodes:
- a CDS encoding Rrf2 family transcriptional regulator: protein MHITRYTDYSLRVLIYLSAQGDRLATIQEIADSYDISKNHLMKVVHQLNKKGYIETIRGKKGGMRLHMAPEDINVGILVRETEQDLSIVECFSSKNACKITPVCGLKSMFNEALKAFLEVLDQYTLADVIQDQHRPQLLRLLQIA, encoded by the coding sequence ATGCACATCACCCGTTATACGGATTATTCACTCCGCGTGCTGATTTACCTGTCGGCGCAGGGTGATCGTCTGGCAACTATCCAGGAAATTGCCGACAGTTATGATATATCGAAGAACCACCTGATGAAGGTGGTGCACCAGCTCAATAAGAAAGGCTACATCGAGACCATTCGTGGCAAGAAGGGTGGCATGCGTCTGCACATGGCGCCGGAGGACATCAATGTGGGGATTCTGGTCCGGGAGACCGAGCAGGACCTGAGCATTGTCGAGTGTTTTTCGTCAAAGAATGCCTGCAAGATCACGCCGGTGTGTGGCCTCAAGTCCATGTTCAACGAAGCGCTCAAGGCCTTCCTCGAGGTGCTGGACCAGTACACTCTGGCCGATGTGATCCAGGATCAACACCGGCCACAGTTGCTGCGCCTGCTTCAGATCGCCTGA
- a CDS encoding YbaN family protein, whose amino-acid sequence MGEPSGKTGFRILAYISAGLAVVGVVLPLLPTTPFVLLAAFFASKGSPAFAQWLDAHPRFGPAIDNWRRRRSVPVSAKVLACSMMALSWAMLLLMGASLMVLGIVGACLAATACYLLTRPSC is encoded by the coding sequence ATGGGCGAGCCTTCCGGGAAAACCGGATTTAGGATTCTGGCGTATATCTCTGCAGGCCTGGCGGTGGTGGGTGTGGTTCTGCCTTTGCTGCCGACCACCCCCTTTGTCCTGTTGGCTGCGTTTTTTGCCAGCAAGGGGTCACCGGCCTTTGCCCAGTGGCTGGATGCCCATCCCCGGTTCGGACCGGCGATTGATAACTGGCGTCGCCGTCGGTCGGTGCCGGTCAGTGCCAAGGTTCTGGCCTGCAGCATGATGGCATTGAGCTGGGCCATGTTATTGCTGATGGGAGCTTCCCTGATGGTATTGGGTATCGTGGGTGCCTGTTTGGCTGCCACGGCCTGCTACCTGCTGACGCGACCGTCCTGTTGA
- a CDS encoding hemerythrin domain-containing protein, producing MTPQTWVEEATEEELIEHILNRYHDTHRDQLPEMIRLAQRVERVHSGHPDCPTGLSAHLETMQAELENHMAKEEQILFPMIVRGISGMARGPISVMRSEHDDHAAALARLEELTNQLRLPEGACNTWRRLYEEIGQFRQDLRDHIDTENNVLFVRIDGLSA from the coding sequence ATGACACCTCAAACCTGGGTTGAAGAAGCCACCGAAGAGGAACTCATTGAGCACATCCTGAACCGCTACCACGACACCCACCGGGACCAGTTACCGGAAATGATCCGTCTGGCCCAGCGGGTGGAGCGGGTTCACAGTGGCCACCCCGATTGCCCGACCGGCCTGAGCGCCCACCTTGAGACCATGCAGGCCGAACTGGAAAACCACATGGCCAAGGAAGAGCAGATCCTGTTCCCGATGATCGTGCGGGGAATCTCGGGCATGGCACGCGGTCCGATCTCGGTCATGCGCTCCGAACATGACGATCATGCCGCCGCCCTCGCCCGGCTCGAGGAGCTGACCAATCAACTGCGGCTGCCGGAGGGTGCCTGCAATACCTGGCGCAGGCTCTATGAGGAAATCGGGCAGTTCCGACAAGACCTCAGGGACCACATCGATACGGAAAACAACGTGCTGTTTGTCCGCATCGACGGGCTGTCCGCCTAG
- the moaA gene encoding GTP 3',8-cyclase MoaA has product MPQSKLTDRFGRTVNYVRLSVTDRCDFRCVYCMAEDMTFLPRQQVLTLEEIARVARNFVSLGTEKIRLTGGEPMVRKDILELVKEIGTYGLRDFAMTTNGSQLTTMAEPLRKAGMHRLNISLDSLDAEKFHNITRTGKLSQVLDGIDAAREAGFRGIKLNTVVMKGRNDEEIPELIEFARKKQVDISFIEEMPLGEISEHDRGLALCTSEEVRDIIRNTHELVPATEDSGGPARYYRMPDSPIKVGFISPHSHNFCSTCNRVRVTVEGRLLLCLGNEHSVDLRRVLRGNPVTDDKLRETIINAMDLKPERHHFSSNGDVQILRFMNMTGG; this is encoded by the coding sequence ATGCCCCAGAGCAAACTGACAGACCGTTTTGGCCGCACCGTCAACTACGTGCGCCTGTCCGTCACTGACCGGTGTGACTTCCGCTGTGTCTACTGCATGGCCGAGGACATGACGTTCCTCCCCCGCCAGCAGGTACTGACCCTGGAAGAAATCGCCCGCGTTGCACGCAACTTCGTTTCGCTGGGGACTGAAAAGATCCGCCTCACCGGCGGCGAACCCATGGTTCGCAAGGATATCCTGGAACTGGTGAAGGAAATCGGCACCTACGGGCTGCGGGACTTTGCCATGACCACCAATGGCAGCCAGCTGACCACCATGGCCGAGCCCCTGCGCAAGGCCGGTATGCACCGGCTGAATATCAGCCTCGATTCCCTTGATGCCGAGAAATTCCACAACATCACCCGCACCGGCAAGCTCAGCCAGGTCCTGGACGGCATTGATGCCGCGCGCGAAGCCGGGTTCCGGGGCATCAAGCTCAACACCGTGGTAATGAAGGGCCGCAATGACGAGGAAATCCCGGAGCTGATCGAATTCGCCCGCAAGAAGCAGGTGGATATCAGCTTCATCGAGGAAATGCCCCTGGGCGAAATTTCCGAGCACGACCGGGGGCTCGCCCTGTGTACCAGCGAGGAAGTCCGGGACATTATCCGGAATACCCACGAACTGGTCCCGGCCACCGAGGATTCCGGTGGTCCGGCCCGTTACTACCGGATGCCGGACAGCCCGATCAAGGTCGGGTTCATTTCCCCGCATTCACACAACTTCTGCTCCACCTGTAACAGAGTGCGGGTAACGGTCGAAGGCCGGTTATTGCTGTGTCTGGGCAATGAGCACTCGGTGGATCTGCGCCGTGTGCTGCGGGGTAACCCGGTAACCGACGACAAGCTGCGCGAGACCATCATCAACGCCATGGATCTGAAGCCGGAACGTCATCACTTCTCGAGTAATGGGGATGTGCAGATTCTTCGGTTTATGAACATGACTGGCGGCTGA
- a CDS encoding nitrous oxide reductase accessory protein NosL — MNRTKLNWLLAALAAITLTACSGNEEQATAKPDPVHFESGDECHVCGMVIGNFPGPKGEAITEKEQHVRKFCSTKDMFAWMLQPENENRDHTLYVHDMAQTEWESPDDAALIDARDAFFVVGSDRTGAMGPTLASFATEDAAHGFMRDYGGEVLKYSEITMEHLNTGAAMGEMSGMHDMGEMEAETSEHSM, encoded by the coding sequence ATGAACCGAACCAAACTGAACTGGCTCCTCGCCGCCCTGGCAGCCATAACCCTCACTGCCTGCTCGGGGAATGAGGAACAGGCCACAGCCAAACCTGACCCGGTGCACTTCGAAAGCGGCGACGAATGCCACGTCTGCGGCATGGTGATCGGCAACTTCCCGGGCCCCAAGGGTGAGGCCATCACCGAGAAGGAGCAGCACGTTCGTAAGTTCTGCTCCACCAAGGACATGTTCGCCTGGATGCTCCAGCCGGAGAATGAAAACCGTGATCACACCCTCTACGTCCACGACATGGCCCAGACCGAGTGGGAAAGCCCGGATGACGCCGCCCTGATCGATGCCCGGGACGCGTTCTTCGTGGTTGGCTCAGACCGCACCGGTGCCATGGGGCCGACCCTGGCCTCGTTCGCCACCGAGGATGCCGCCCATGGCTTCATGAGGGATTATGGTGGTGAGGTTCTGAAATACAGCGAGATCACCATGGAACACCTGAACACCGGTGCGGCCATGGGCGAGATGAGCGGGATGCACGATATGGGGGAGATGGAGGCGGAAACGTCAGAACACTCCATGTGA
- a CDS encoding ABC transporter permease subunit, with translation MNSIWTIARKELSDSLRNRWLMAISLVFATLALGIAWFGAAASGQVGYASTPATIASLASLGIFLIPLIALLLAYDAIVGEEEGGTLLLLMTYPLSRSQLLLGKFLGHGLTLALATLIGFGVAGIAIALLVEDVAITNLAIAMFRFIASTVLLGWGFIALAYVVSVRVSEKPIAAGLALAIWFFFVLIFDLMLLGTLVASEGKFNAELLPWLLMLNPTDIYRLLNIVAFGDTGQLSGVLSLGADLPIGAAGLWIGLVLWFAIPLAGALLLFRNRRI, from the coding sequence ATGAACAGTATCTGGACCATTGCCCGCAAGGAACTCAGTGACAGCCTGCGCAACCGCTGGCTGATGGCAATTTCCCTGGTGTTCGCCACCCTGGCCCTGGGCATTGCCTGGTTCGGCGCTGCCGCGTCCGGCCAGGTCGGTTATGCCTCCACACCGGCCACCATCGCCAGCCTGGCCAGTCTCGGGATCTTCCTGATTCCGCTGATCGCCCTGCTCTTGGCGTATGACGCCATCGTCGGGGAAGAGGAGGGCGGCACCCTGCTGTTGCTCATGACCTACCCGCTCAGCCGCAGCCAGCTGTTGCTTGGCAAGTTCCTCGGCCACGGCCTGACCCTGGCCCTGGCTACCCTCATTGGCTTCGGTGTGGCCGGGATCGCCATTGCGCTGCTGGTGGAGGATGTCGCGATCACCAACCTGGCCATCGCCATGTTCCGCTTTATTGCCTCCACTGTGCTGCTGGGCTGGGGCTTCATCGCGCTGGCCTATGTGGTCAGTGTCCGTGTCAGCGAGAAACCGATTGCCGCGGGCCTGGCCCTGGCGATCTGGTTCTTCTTTGTGCTGATTTTCGATCTGATGCTGCTGGGTACGCTCGTTGCCAGTGAGGGCAAGTTCAACGCCGAGCTTCTGCCGTGGCTACTGATGCTCAACCCGACTGATATCTACCGCCTGTTAAACATCGTTGCCTTTGGCGATACCGGCCAGCTCAGCGGTGTTCTCAGTCTTGGCGCCGATCTGCCCATCGGTGCCGCCGGCCTCTGGATCGGCCTGGTGCTGTGGTTTGCCATCCCGCTGGCGGGTGCCCTGTTACTTTTCCGAAATCGTCGTATCTGA
- a CDS encoding ABC transporter ATP-binding protein: protein MSCFRLENVSYRYDKSLVLNGIDLRLEPGEILGLFGHNGAGKTTSIKLILGLMQPAQGVVSVLGGQAGDPQVTQYIGYLPENVMFYPQLTGREILSHFARLKGASLRQVPALLEQVGLGDAMDARTKTYSKGMRQRLGLAQALLGKPKLLMLDEPTVGLDPVATADLYRLLRDLRDEGTGIVLCSHVLPGVEPYIDRAAILTEGSLKAAGDLAALRRQANMPVTLSLEPANSVSALEKVIDSAATSSGLMIKTDNGRLRVDVQPREKMALLQTVMASGEVADVSIHQPSLEDIYVHFIGSGGLAHRGGSQ from the coding sequence ATGAGCTGTTTTCGTCTTGAGAATGTGAGTTACCGGTACGACAAGAGCCTGGTACTGAACGGCATTGATCTGCGCCTGGAGCCGGGCGAGATCCTGGGTCTGTTCGGCCATAACGGGGCGGGCAAGACTACCTCGATCAAGCTGATCCTGGGGCTGATGCAGCCCGCCCAGGGTGTGGTTTCCGTGCTCGGCGGCCAGGCGGGCGATCCGCAGGTGACCCAGTACATCGGGTACCTGCCGGAGAATGTGATGTTCTACCCGCAGCTGACCGGCCGGGAGATTCTGAGTCATTTTGCCCGTCTCAAGGGTGCGTCCTTGCGCCAGGTGCCGGCGCTGCTGGAACAGGTGGGGCTGGGGGATGCCATGGACGCCCGCACCAAGACCTATTCCAAGGGTATGCGCCAGCGTCTCGGGCTGGCGCAGGCGCTGCTGGGTAAGCCGAAGCTGCTGATGCTGGATGAACCGACGGTGGGTCTGGATCCGGTGGCTACGGCGGATCTGTACCGGTTGCTGCGGGATCTGCGGGACGAGGGCACGGGCATTGTGCTGTGCTCCCACGTTCTGCCCGGTGTCGAGCCATACATCGACCGCGCTGCGATTCTCACCGAAGGCTCCCTCAAGGCCGCCGGGGATCTGGCGGCGTTGAGGCGGCAGGCGAACATGCCGGTGACCCTGTCGCTGGAGCCTGCCAACAGCGTTTCGGCACTGGAAAAGGTGATCGACAGCGCCGCAACCAGCAGTGGCCTGATGATCAAGACTGACAACGGGCGTCTGCGCGTGGATGTGCAACCGAGGGAGAAAATGGCCTTGCTGCAAACGGTAATGGCATCGGGTGAGGTGGCGGATGTCAGTATCCACCAGCCGAGCCTGGAGGATATCTATGTGCATTTCATCGGTTCGGGTGGCCTGGCCCACCGGGGAGGCAGCCAATGA
- a CDS encoding nitrous oxide reductase family maturation protein NosD, with product MYSLLRYGVALSVALLSLTANADLQDELDALEPGASFELPPEQLSPLAIRVPGVTVSCHLDTVIDGGGQGNAVDIVAEDVTFSGCTVRNWGSDLNELDAGIFVAREARGAVVQNNRLQGPAFGVWLDATPDVTVRGNVIRGETSLRSQDRGNGIHLFNTTGALIERNDIRQTRDAIYIETANNNTIRGNEMADLRYGIHYMYSMNNLLEDNVTRGTRTGYALMQSKRLRVLNNRSVNDENYGILMNFITQSELRGNVVTGVSQGQTGGVAISGAEGKAVFIYNSLYNTFEGNYFADSNIGIHLTAGSEDNQVFGNAFVNNQRQVKYVATRTQEWSKEGEGNFWSDYLGWDRDQDGVGDVPYEPNDNVDRLLWKYPEAKILMFSPAVDTLRWVQDAFPVVKAAGVADSHPLMRIPADLQPESR from the coding sequence ATGTATTCACTTTTGCGTTATGGAGTGGCCCTGTCAGTCGCTCTTTTATCGCTGACCGCGAACGCGGACCTGCAAGACGAACTTGATGCCCTGGAACCGGGCGCGTCGTTTGAGCTTCCTCCCGAGCAACTCTCACCTCTGGCTATCCGGGTGCCCGGTGTCACTGTGTCCTGTCATCTCGATACTGTGATTGATGGCGGCGGGCAGGGGAATGCCGTGGATATTGTTGCCGAGGATGTCACGTTTTCCGGCTGCACGGTTCGCAACTGGGGCAGCGATCTGAATGAGCTGGATGCGGGGATTTTTGTGGCCCGGGAGGCTCGGGGGGCGGTTGTCCAGAATAACCGTCTGCAGGGGCCGGCTTTCGGGGTCTGGCTGGATGCGACGCCGGATGTGACGGTGCGTGGGAATGTGATTCGTGGGGAGACGAGTCTGCGGTCGCAGGATCGGGGCAACGGGATTCATCTGTTCAATACTACCGGGGCGTTGATTGAGCGGAATGATATCCGGCAGACCCGGGATGCGATTTATATCGAGACGGCCAATAACAATACGATCCGGGGTAATGAGATGGCGGATCTGCGTTATGGCATCCATTACATGTACTCGATGAATAATCTGTTGGAGGACAATGTCACCCGGGGTACGCGGACCGGGTATGCGCTGATGCAGAGCAAGCGGCTGAGGGTGCTCAACAACCGGTCGGTGAACGATGAGAACTACGGGATTCTGATGAATTTCATTACCCAGTCGGAGCTTCGGGGCAATGTGGTGACCGGGGTTTCCCAGGGGCAGACCGGGGGCGTGGCGATTTCCGGGGCTGAGGGGAAGGCGGTGTTTATCTATAACTCGCTGTATAACACCTTCGAGGGTAATTATTTCGCGGACAGTAACATCGGGATTCACCTCACGGCCGGTTCCGAGGATAACCAGGTGTTTGGCAATGCCTTTGTGAACAACCAGCGCCAGGTGAAGTATGTGGCCACCCGGACCCAGGAGTGGTCGAAGGAGGGTGAGGGCAATTTCTGGAGTGATTACCTGGGCTGGGACCGGGACCAGGACGGGGTGGGGGATGTGCCCTATGAGCCCAATGACAATGTGGACCGGCTGCTGTGGAAGTATCCGGAGGCGAAGATTCTGATGTTCAGCCCGGCGGTGGATACCCTGCGCTGGGTGCAGGATGCGTTTCCGGTGGTCAAGGCCGCTGGGGTTGCCGATTCCCATCCACTGATGCGAATTCCCGCTGATCTTCAACCGGAGAGCCGATGA
- the nosZ gene encoding TAT-dependent nitrous-oxide reductase yields the protein MKRRDDLTKDTPELPESGQSRRRFMGAAALAGVAGATGLGTAVMSRESFAAAAKEARNKAVVHPGELDEYYGFWSGGHQGEVRVLGVPSMRELMRIPVFNVDSATGWGITNESKEILGGDQQFLNGDCHHPHISMTDGRYDGKYLFINDKANTRVARIRLDIMKTDKITHIPNVQAIHGLRLQKVPRTKYVFCNAEFVIPQPNDGSEFSLENSYTMFNAIDADTMEVAWQVIVDGNLDNTDADYTGKYAASTCYNSEKAVDLAGTMRNDRDWVVVFNVERIEAALKAGNFKTIGDSKVPVVDGRGDSELTRYIPVPKNPHGLNTSPDGKYFIANGKLSPTCSVIAIDKLDDLFDNKIELRDTIVAEPELGLGPLHTTYDGRGNAYTTLFIDSQVCKWNIADAIKHYNGEDVNYIRQKLDVHYQPGHNHASLTESRDADGKWLVVLSKFSKDRFLPVGPLHPENDQLIDISGEEMKLVHDGPTYAEPHDCILVRRDQIKTKKIYDRDDPYFASAVEQAKKDGVTLEADNKVIRDGNKVRVYMTSVAPQYGMTEFKVKEGDEVTVYVSNQDTIEDVTHGFCMVNHGVSMEISPQQTSSVTFTAGKPGVYWYYCNWFCHALHMEMGGRMIVEKA from the coding sequence ATGAAGAGAAGAGATGATCTGACCAAGGATACGCCGGAGCTTCCGGAAAGCGGCCAGAGCCGCCGCCGGTTTATGGGCGCTGCGGCACTGGCCGGTGTTGCCGGTGCCACCGGTCTCGGCACTGCGGTGATGAGCCGTGAGTCCTTTGCCGCCGCCGCCAAGGAGGCTCGCAACAAGGCTGTGGTCCATCCCGGTGAACTGGATGAATACTACGGTTTCTGGAGCGGTGGTCACCAGGGCGAGGTGCGCGTGTTGGGCGTGCCGTCCATGCGCGAACTGATGCGAATCCCGGTTTTCAACGTGGACTCGGCCACTGGCTGGGGTATCACCAACGAGAGTAAGGAAATCCTCGGCGGCGACCAGCAGTTCCTGAACGGCGACTGCCACCATCCGCATATTTCCATGACCGACGGTCGTTACGATGGCAAGTACCTGTTCATCAACGACAAGGCCAACACCCGGGTAGCGCGGATCCGTCTGGATATCATGAAGACGGACAAGATCACCCACATCCCGAATGTGCAGGCGATCCACGGTCTGCGTCTGCAGAAAGTGCCCCGTACCAAGTACGTTTTCTGCAACGCCGAGTTTGTGATCCCGCAGCCGAACGACGGCAGCGAGTTCAGCCTGGAAAACAGCTACACCATGTTCAACGCCATTGATGCGGACACCATGGAAGTGGCCTGGCAGGTAATCGTGGACGGCAACCTGGATAACACCGATGCCGACTACACCGGCAAGTATGCTGCCTCCACCTGCTACAACTCCGAGAAAGCTGTGGATCTGGCCGGCACCATGCGCAACGACCGCGACTGGGTTGTCGTATTCAATGTCGAGCGCATCGAAGCTGCGTTAAAAGCAGGTAACTTCAAGACCATCGGCGATTCCAAGGTGCCGGTGGTGGACGGCCGCGGCGACTCCGAGTTGACCCGCTACATTCCGGTTCCGAAGAACCCGCACGGTCTGAACACCTCTCCGGATGGTAAGTACTTCATCGCCAACGGCAAGCTGTCCCCGACCTGCTCGGTTATTGCCATCGACAAGCTGGATGACCTGTTTGACAACAAGATCGAGCTGCGTGACACCATTGTTGCCGAGCCGGAACTGGGCCTTGGTCCGCTGCATACCACTTACGATGGTCGCGGCAACGCCTACACCACGCTGTTCATCGATAGCCAGGTGTGCAAGTGGAACATTGCCGATGCCATCAAGCACTACAATGGCGAGGATGTGAATTACATCCGCCAGAAGCTGGACGTGCACTATCAGCCGGGCCACAACCACGCATCCCTGACCGAGTCCCGGGATGCCGATGGCAAGTGGCTGGTGGTTCTGTCCAAGTTCTCCAAGGACCGCTTCCTGCCGGTGGGCCCGCTGCATCCGGAGAACGATCAGCTGATCGACATTTCCGGTGAGGAGATGAAGCTGGTCCATGATGGCCCTACCTACGCGGAGCCACACGATTGTATTCTGGTGCGTCGTGACCAGATCAAGACCAAGAAGATCTACGATCGTGATGATCCTTATTTTGCCTCTGCGGTTGAGCAGGCGAAGAAGGATGGCGTGACCCTGGAGGCCGATAACAAGGTGATCCGTGACGGCAATAAGGTGCGTGTTTACATGACCTCTGTTGCGCCGCAGTACGGTATGACCGAGTTCAAGGTCAAGGAAGGGGATGAGGTCACGGTGTATGTGTCCAACCAGGACACCATCGAGGATGTGACCCATGGTTTCTGTATGGTGAACCATGGTGTGAGCATGGAGATCAGTCCGCAGCAGACTTCGTCTGTGACCTTTACCGCTGGTAAGCCGGGTGTGTACTGGTACTACTGCAACTGGTTCTGTCATGCGCTGCATATGGAGATGGGTGGTCGCATGATTGTTGAGAAGGCCTGA
- a CDS encoding 4Fe-4S binding protein, protein MPVDQYEPVAGRQVIEQALPSVTELVPREGNRAIQELYAGDELKGYAYQSLDFVQTPAYSGKPVNAMVVLDTEGTILAAKVIHHDEPILLVGIPESKLHVFTDQYTGLKADQRVTVGGTSNERKVAVDGLSGATVTVMVINEVIMRTAHRVGVELGLVEGGEKSRPPMATVDKEAFEQKSWTELTGDGSIRRLLLTRGQVDDSFKGTPAEGVNAARKGQRDRPLIDLYTAYLDAPTIGRNLLGESQYQWLTSELKPGEHAIAVMANGRYSFKGSGYVRGGIFDRIQIRQFGDTFNFRDLDYYRLSDVYAEGMPEFSEMAIFIIRQQYNFDPGTPWTLELTVKRQTGPLDSEFQVFPLEYQLPDQYYTRPEPVVTEEEWLESQPMWVQVWYQKEFQIIVLALGIGVLLFILFFQDWLVQKPKMMRWIRHAFLTYTLFFIGWYALGQLSIVNVLTFVNSLISGFSWKTFLIDPVIFILWAVVAGIILLWGRAVYCGWLCPFGALQELLNEIARKLKVPQYTVPFALHERLWAIKYIILLVLFGVSLESMATAEKLAEVEPFKTAITLKFDRSWPFVTYAVLLLVVNLFTRKVFCRYMCPLGAALALPTKLRVFDWLKRRKECGNPCRLCDHECEVQAIHPDGHINYMECHYCLDCQMTYFDDHKCPPLIVKRRGKRRGQNAPGHPEEIPVVQVS, encoded by the coding sequence ATGCCCGTGGACCAGTACGAGCCCGTGGCGGGCCGGCAGGTTATCGAGCAGGCGTTGCCCTCGGTGACCGAACTGGTGCCGAGAGAAGGCAATCGCGCCATTCAGGAACTCTATGCCGGGGACGAACTGAAGGGCTACGCCTACCAGTCCCTGGATTTCGTGCAGACCCCTGCCTATTCCGGCAAGCCGGTCAACGCCATGGTGGTGCTCGACACCGAAGGCACCATCCTCGCCGCCAAGGTCATCCACCATGACGAGCCCATCCTGCTGGTGGGCATTCCGGAGAGCAAACTACACGTCTTTACCGATCAGTACACGGGTCTCAAGGCCGATCAGCGGGTTACCGTGGGTGGCACTTCCAACGAGCGCAAAGTTGCCGTGGATGGCCTGTCCGGCGCTACCGTCACGGTCATGGTGATTAATGAAGTCATCATGCGCACCGCCCACCGCGTCGGTGTCGAGCTGGGTTTGGTGGAAGGCGGTGAAAAGTCGCGTCCGCCGATGGCTACAGTCGATAAAGAGGCCTTCGAACAGAAAAGCTGGACTGAACTGACCGGTGACGGCTCCATCCGCCGGCTGCTGCTCACCAGGGGGCAGGTGGACGACTCCTTCAAGGGTACCCCGGCCGAAGGCGTGAATGCGGCTCGCAAGGGGCAGCGGGACAGGCCTCTGATCGACCTGTACACCGCTTACCTGGATGCGCCGACCATCGGCCGCAATCTGTTGGGTGAAAGCCAGTACCAGTGGTTGACTTCCGAGCTGAAGCCCGGCGAGCACGCCATTGCCGTGATGGCCAATGGTAGATACTCCTTCAAGGGCTCCGGCTACGTGCGCGGAGGCATCTTCGACCGCATCCAGATTCGCCAGTTCGGTGACACCTTCAATTTCCGGGACCTCGATTACTACCGGCTGAGCGATGTCTACGCCGAAGGCATGCCCGAATTCTCCGAGATGGCGATCTTCATCATTCGCCAGCAGTACAACTTCGATCCGGGCACGCCCTGGACCCTCGAACTGACCGTGAAGCGCCAGACCGGTCCGCTGGACAGCGAGTTCCAGGTATTCCCCCTCGAATACCAGCTGCCGGACCAGTACTACACCCGTCCGGAGCCGGTCGTCACCGAGGAAGAGTGGCTGGAGTCCCAGCCCATGTGGGTCCAGGTGTGGTACCAGAAGGAGTTCCAGATCATTGTGCTGGCCCTGGGTATCGGTGTCCTGCTGTTCATCCTGTTCTTCCAGGACTGGCTGGTACAGAAGCCGAAGATGATGCGCTGGATCCGCCATGCGTTCCTGACCTATACCCTGTTCTTTATCGGCTGGTATGCCCTCGGGCAGCTGTCCATCGTGAACGTGCTGACCTTCGTGAACAGCCTGATCAGTGGTTTCAGCTGGAAGACCTTCCTGATCGATCCGGTCATTTTCATTCTCTGGGCTGTTGTCGCCGGCATCATCCTGCTATGGGGGCGGGCGGTCTATTGCGGTTGGCTGTGTCCGTTCGGGGCGCTGCAGGAACTGCTCAACGAAATTGCCCGCAAGCTCAAGGTGCCCCAGTACACCGTGCCGTTCGCCTTGCATGAGCGGCTGTGGGCCATCAAGTACATCATCTTGCTGGTGCTGTTTGGCGTGTCCCTGGAGTCCATGGCCACCGCAGAAAAACTGGCCGAGGTGGAGCCCTTCAAGACCGCCATCACGCTCAAATTCGACCGGAGCTGGCCGTTTGTGACCTATGCGGTGCTGTTGCTGGTGGTCAACCTGTTCACTCGCAAGGTTTTCTGTCGCTACATGTGTCCACTGGGTGCGGCCCTGGCCCTGCCTACCAAGCTCCGGGTGTTCGACTGGCTCAAGCGCCGGAAAGAATGCGGCAACCCCTGTCGGTTGTGTGACCACGAGTGTGAGGTCCAGGCGATCCATCCGGACGGGCACATCAACTACATGGAATGCCACTACTGCCTGGATTGCCAGATGACCTATTTCGATGACCACAAGTGCCCGCCGCTGATCGTCAAGCGTCGAGGTAAGCGCCGTGGCCAAAATGCACCGGGCCACCCGGAGGAGATCCCCGTGGTTCAGGTGTCCTGA
- a CDS encoding ribonucleotide reductase subunit alpha: MISNYQDLIQATREQAEPQRLLFVFCRAELPDDASAEEKAAFERGEGGALTPVICVDKTPDEAPDFNVLAQESQATGQPWDMVFVAAMSGRGGIAPSSDEAQQPLTMMVEGIRMGHIGNYLPLNGQGEAIDLG; the protein is encoded by the coding sequence ATGATCAGCAACTACCAGGATCTCATCCAGGCCACCCGTGAACAGGCCGAACCCCAACGCCTGTTGTTCGTCTTCTGCCGCGCGGAGCTGCCGGATGACGCCTCTGCGGAAGAAAAAGCCGCGTTCGAGCGCGGTGAGGGCGGCGCACTGACCCCCGTTATCTGCGTTGATAAAACCCCTGACGAAGCCCCCGACTTCAACGTGCTGGCGCAGGAATCACAAGCCACCGGCCAGCCCTGGGACATGGTGTTCGTAGCTGCCATGTCCGGTCGCGGAGGTATCGCCCCTTCCAGTGATGAGGCCCAGCAGCCCCTGACCATGATGGTAGAGGGCATCCGCATGGGGCACATCGGAAACTACCTGCCTCTGAACGGCCAGGGCGAAGCAATCGACCTGGGCTGA